One genomic segment of Ictalurus punctatus breed USDA103 chromosome 4, Coco_2.0, whole genome shotgun sequence includes these proteins:
- the LOC124626822 gene encoding A-kinase-interacting protein 1: protein MFTGIRNNRKASRVPVIMAGRCWLDASLDRSSKLGLEVLQRAKRRSESLKNVGSSHRDDSCTEKHTEDLEHPTAHMTLDNAFAKIMECMSETSNQCKRFYRSASAAELCEQERTHVCRFHAKQLLQTSRQIQTTTITSKRAHYTALSEPEDFLIEVSPGTYAITAGMQDAGPQTRVVHISAGESMRLTFNL from the exons CCTGTGATCATGGCAGGTCGGTGTTGGCTGGACGCTTCACTTGATCGTTCGTCTAAACTCGGACTTGAGGTGTTGCAGAGAGCCAAAAGACGGTCGGAATCCTTGAAGAATGTCGGATCATCTCACCGAGATGATTCCTGCACCGAGAAACACACGGAG GATCTGGAACATCCTACTGCCCATATGACCTTGGATAATGCTTTTGCAAAAATAATGGAGTGCATGTCTGAAACCAGCAATCAATGCAAG AGGTTTTACAGGTCTGCAAGTGCAGCAGAGCTTTGTGAACAAGAGCGAACCCATGTGTGTCGCTTTCATGCTAAGCAGCTTCTACAGACTTCAAGGCAAATTCAAACCACTACCATAACCTCCAAAAGGGCTCATTACACT GCTTTGTCTGAGCCAGAGGATTTCTTGATTGAAGTGTCTCCAGGCACTTATGCCATCACAGCAGGAATGCAGGATGCTGGCCCACAGACCCGAGTGGTGCACATCAGTGCAGGGGAGAGTATGAGACTCACATTCAACCTCTGA